A segment of the Salvelinus sp. IW2-2015 linkage group LG6.2, ASM291031v2, whole genome shotgun sequence genome:
ATGAAATAATATTATGGCAGTTTCCAATCTCAGGACAGCACAGCTAACTGTTAGTATTATAGAAACGTATTTAACTTCTTACCTCTCAGAAGCTCCTCCTGTTTTCAGGTATCACTAGAGTATTTCCATTGCTGCCCGGGACATAGTAGAACCTATACTCATTCTGGGTCCAACTAACATGTACCGATGTCTCCGGATCTGTACTGGATGCTGTGGCACAGTGTCCGTCGTTATTCCATCTTGTAAATACTTGGAGGAATAGTCTGTGGGGTTTGGAGCACTGCATTACAATCAACACGATGATCTGATGAGAAAAAGCGTTGAAACTGAACCCAAAGtaatgatcaaataaaatgtaacgcTGTTCTCCTCTTCGTTTTACTGACTTTTAACATCAGAAGCAGCAAAAGCCTCTTTGGGCTCCACACATTAATATCACAGTAGCTGTTGCTGACAGTGAAACGTTCCCATTGTCTTTTACCAGTATGACCAGTTTATGctcagcctctctgtctctgtgaatgACCGAAGTGTCCTTATCGTCCCGGTTATANNNNNNNNNNNNNNNNNNNNNNNNNNNNNNNNNNNNNNNNNNNNNNNNNNNNNNNNNNNNNNNNNNNNNNNNNNNNNNNNNNNNNNNNNNNNNNNNNNNNNNNNNNNNNNNNNNNNNNNNNNNNNNNNNNNNNNNNNNNNNNNNNNNNNNNNNNNNNNNNNNNNNNNNNNNNNNNNNNNNNNNNNNNNNNNNNNNNNNNNNNNNNNNNNNNNNNNNNNNNNNNNNNNNNNNNNNNNNNNNNNNNNNNNNNNNNNNNNNNNNNNNNNNNNNNNNNNNNNNNNNNNNNNNNNNNNNNNNNNNNNNNNNNNNNNNNNNNNNNNNNNNNNNNNNNNNNNNNNNNNNNNNNNNNNNNNNNNNNNNNNNNNNNNNNNNNNNNNNNNNNNNNNNNNNNNNNNNNNNNNNNNNNNNNNNNNNNNNNNNNNNNNNNNNNNNNNNNNNNNNNNNNNNNNNNNNNNNNNNNNNNNNNNNNNNNNNNNNNNNNNNNNNNNNNNNNNNNNNNNNNNNNNNNNNNNNNNNNNNNNNNNNNNNNNNNNNNNNNNNNNNNNNNNNNNNNNNNNNNNNNNNNNNNNNNNNNNNNNNNNNNNNNNNNNNNNNNNNNNNNNNNNNNNNNNNNNNNNNNNNNNNNNNNNNNNNNNNNNNNNNNNNNNNNNNNNNNNNNNNNNNNNNNNNNNNNNNNNNNNNNNNNNNNNNNNNNNNNNNNNNNNNNNNNNNNNNNNNNNNNNNNNNNNNNNNNNNNNNNNNNNNNNNNNNGTATAGCGGTCCAAAGCAAAGAGACTGTGGTCAGTAACTTCCTGCAGTGAAAATAATAACCAGCCGTTATATCCGATATCAGCGTCATAGGCTCTTACTTTAGTCACCAAATGGCCTGCGTTCACATTGCGGGGAATCTCCTCCACACCTTCAGCGGAACCGTTACCGCTGACTGGATACAAGATCACTGGAGCGTTGTCGTTCTGATCCAGAATGAACACGTTCACTGTGACGTTACTGCTTAGTGACGGAGTTCCAGAGTCTGTAGCTACAACTTGGAATTGGAACGTTTTGGTAGTTTCAAAGTCAAAACGTTTTAGCGCGTAAATGTTACCATCAGAATTCATATTTABGTAGGATACAATAGGAGTGTCACCATCGCCTTTCCAAATATGATAAGACGCACGAGCGTTGKCATCCTGATCTCTATCTGATGTACTCAATGAAAACAACGACTCGCCTGGAGCATTGTTTTCTGGTACATAGAAAGTATATGGACTCTGGGRAAAGACAGGACTGTTGTCGTTGACGTCTGAGATATGGACCGTGATAGTTTTGTGGGAAGACAATGATGGCTCTCCTTTATCCGTAGCAGTTATAGTCACTGTGTACATAGGCTCCGACTCTCTGTCCAATCCACTTTTAGTAATCAAAGAATACATATTTTTCTGAAAAGACGGTTTTAATTCGAAAGGGATGTTGTCCGAGATTGTACATATAACCAAGCCGTTTTCACCAGAGTCCATGTCAGACACACTGATTAGAGCTACAGCTGTACCGGGTCGTGCGTCCTCGGGGATTTGACCTGACAGAGACGTTACGTCCATCTCAGGTGCGTTGTCATTTAYATCTTTCACGTTGATAACGACACTGCAGTGACCAGTCAATGTAACATGGCCCTTGTCAGATGCCTGCACGTCAATTTCGTAAACACTCTGCTCTTCAAAGTCTACTAACCCCCTGATTGTAATTTCCCCTGTAACCGCATCTATCTCGAATAAATCGAACGCTTTGTTCTTGAGACTGTTATCAAATGTGTATATAACCTGTCCGTTTGCGCCATCATCTAGATCCGTGGCGTGCAGCCTCAGAACAGAGGTACCTAAGGGAGGATTTTCATCTAAAGTTAATGTATACACCTGTCGTTCAAAGACTGGTGCGTTGTCATTAACGTCAATAACAGTTATTGTAATATTGACTGTGCCAGATCTCACTGGCTTACCTCcgtcaaacgcagtcaaaactaACATCATTTCAGACTTCTGCTCTCGGTCTAGCGGCTTTTTCAATATCAAAAAAGGGATTTTATCCTCTCCGCGAGTTTTAACATCTAACTCGAAGTGATCGTTAGGACTGAGAGTGTACTTACGGAGACTATTCACTCCAACATCAGGGTCACGCGCAGCGTCCAGAGGAAAGCGCGTTCCCTGCGATACAAGATTCTCTGCTATTTCCAAGAGCTTTACCTTTTCCGGGAAATTAGGAGAATGATCATTTATGTCTGTAATTTCTACCTCAACATAATGTATTTCCATTGGATTTTCTGCTATGGTTTTTAGATTGAGTAAACACACACTGTTTTTCTCACACAGCTCCTCCCTGTCAATGTTTCTGTTCACATACAACACGCCATTGTCTTGGTTTATCTGCAAAAAACCTTCCTTAGAGCCCGATACAATCCGAAACCTTCGTTCYGTCAGTTTATCCACACTGAACCCCAAATCCTTTGCTATGTCTCCCACATAAGTACCTTCTTTCGACTCCTCCGCGATAGAATAGCGTACTTGACAATAAGCTCCACGGCAAAAGCACAACGAAAATACAAACAACAGCATCGCCCGGAGAGGCGCCACTCTTCTCTGTCCGTCTACCATTTTGACAAGTCCTGTTATTTTGGAACCATTACAGTCCGCTTTATCCAGAAAAAAATCAAGATGACAAGGTTATCCACCAAACATATCCAAGCAACCTTTCATGTGGATGGTATTCTCCGTTCCAGAAAGCCAGTGCCCGTTTCACTAGATTCATATGATTTTCAATGAGCCAAcaggacaaagagagggagggatttaAACAAAGTACGTGTTTCTAACACTGAAGAGCAGCGACACCATGCGCGCAACATCACCACGCGCAAGTACTCAAACTAAAACATAAACATGTGACATGTCAAACAGCACTTTGAACTGTATGGTGTTTCAGC
Coding sequences within it:
- the LOC111965465 gene encoding protocadherin alpha-4-like, which translates into the protein MVDGQRRVAPLRAMLLFVFSLCFCRGAYCQVRYSIAEESKEGTYVGDIAKDLGFSVDKLTERRFRIVSGSKEGFLQINQDNGVLYVNRNIDREELCEKNSVCLLNLKTIAENPMEIHYVEVEITDINDHSPNFPEKVKLLEIAENLVSQGTRFPLDAARDPDVGVNSLRKYTLSPNDHFELDVKTRGEDKIPFLILKKPLDREQKSEMMLVLTAFDGGKPVRSGTVNITITVIDVNDNAPVFERQVYTLTLDENPPLGTSVLRLHATDLDDGANGQVIYTFDNSLKNKAFDLFEIDAVTGEITIRGLVDFEEQSVYEIDVQASDKGHVTLTGHCSVVINVKDXNDNAPEMDVTSLSGQIPEDARPGTAVALISVSDMDSGENGLVICTISDNIPFELKPSFQKNMYSLITKSGLDRESEPMYTVTITATDKGEPSLSSHKTITVHISDVNDNSPVFXQSPYTFYVPENNAPGESLFSLSTSDRDQDXNARASYHIWKGDGDTPIVSYXNMNSDGNIYALKRFDFETTKTFQFQVVATDSGTPSLSSNVTVNVFILDQNDNAPVILYPVSGNGSAEGVEEIPRNVNAGHLVTKVRAYDADIGYNGWLLFSLQEVTDHSLFALDR